In Tachysurus fulvidraco isolate hzauxx_2018 chromosome 25, HZAU_PFXX_2.0, whole genome shotgun sequence, the following proteins share a genomic window:
- the LOC113647206 gene encoding free fatty acid receptor 2-like, whose product MQWTENLSKLVLAVDSVTLIAGLPTNLLALYIFIHKMKHQATPLNVFLLSLTISDLIFLFFLPLRMKEAAEMKWTMSYFLCSLSVFIFYATIYNSTLLLMAISVDRYLGVAFPIKYKLKRHPRYAMIACVIFWLVSMPQCSLAIIIQYYNFNNTVPDSSQKEVCYYEFTEEQLKHVLPVRFELFVLLFCIPFIVCSFCYIRFILILSRLPNINPQKRYRAIGLALTTLLVFIICFMPYNVSHLVGFIGWYSPDWRPYALLTSTFNACLDPLIFYFSSSVLRATCEQLIRRLVNSIKPFCCWKLLNSAHTTQRSNGTSGTQ is encoded by the coding sequence ATGCAGTGGACAGAGAATCTCAGCAAGTTAGTCCTGGCAGTGGATTCAGTTACACTTATTGCAGGTCTTCCAACTAATCTGTTGGCTCTCTACATCTTTATCCATAAGATGAAGCATCAAGCTACACCCCTCAATGTATTCTTGCTCAGCCTCACCATCTCTGACCTGATCTTCCTGTTCTTCCTTCCGTTGCGCATGAAAGAGGCGGCCGAAATGAAATGGACCATGAGCTACTTTCTCTGTTCGCTTTCAGTATTTATCTTTTACGCAACCATTTACAACAGCACCTTGCTTTTGATGGCTATCAGTGTGGATCGCTATCTGGGAGTGGCCTTTCCAATCAAGTACAAACTCAAGCGACATCCTCGATATGCCATGATTGCATGCGTTATATTCTGGTTGGTTTCCATGCCACAATGCAGCTTGGCCATTATTATTCAGTACTATAACTTCAATAACACCGTCCCTGATTCATCCCAAAAAGAGGTCTGCTATTATGAGTTTACAGAAGAACAGCTGAAGCATGTTTTGCCTGTACGTTTCGAATTGTTTGTTCTGCTGTTCTGCATCCCTTTTATCGTCTGCAGCTTCTGCTACATCAGattcatcctcatcctctctcGGCTACCTAACATCAACCCTCAGAAACGCTACAGGGCCATTGGGCTTGCCCTAACCACCCTCCTGGTCTTCATCATCTGCTTCATGCCCTACAACGTGTCTCATCTTGTGGGATTTATTGGATGGTACAGTCCTGACTGGAGACCATATGCGCTCCTCACCAGCACCTTTAATGCCTGCTTGGACcctctcattttttatttctcctcttCAGTTCTCCGGGCGACTTGCGAACAATTGATAAGGAGACTAGTCAATAGCATAAAACCTTTCTGCTGCTGGAAATTGCTTAACTCTGCTCACACGACACAGAGATCCAATGGCACTTCTGGCACACAATGA
- the LOC113647204 gene encoding free fatty acid receptor 2-like, producing the protein MQWTENLSKLVLAVDSVTLIAGLPANLLALYIFIHKMKHQATPLNVFLLSLTISDLIFLFFLPLRMKEAAEMKWSMNYFLCPLSGFIFYATIYNSTLLLMAISVERYLGVAFPIMYKLKKHPRYAMIACIIFWLVSMAQCSLAIIIQYYNFNNTVPDSSQKEVCYYEFTEEQLKHVLPVRFELFVLLFCIPFIVCSFCYIRFILILSRLPNINPQKRYRAIGLALTTLLVFIICFMPYNVSHLVGFIGWYSPDWRPYALLTSTFNACLDPLIFYFSSSVLRATCDQLIRRLVNSIQPFCCWKLLNSPHTTQRSNGTSGTQ; encoded by the coding sequence ATGCAGTGGACAGAGAATCTTAGCAAGTTAGTCCTGGCAGTGGATTCAGTTACACTGATCGCAGGTCTTCCTGCTAACCTCTTGGCTCTCTACATCTTTATCCATAAGATGAAGCATCAAGCTACACCCCTCAATGTATTCTTGCTCAGCCTCACCATCTCTGACCTGATCTTCCTGTTCTTCCTTCCGTTGCGCATGAAAGAGGCGGCCGAAATGAAATGGAGCATGAACTACTTTCTCTGTCCGCTTTCAGGATTTATCTTTTACGCAACCATTTACAACAGCACCTTGCTTTTGATGGCTATCAGTGTGGAGCGCTATCTGGGAGTGGCCTTTCCAATCATGTACAAACTCAAGAAACATCCTCGATATGCCATGATTGCATGCATCATATTCTGGTTGGTTTCCATGGCACAATGCAGCTTGGCCATTATTATTCAGTACTATAACTTCAATAACACCGTCCCTGATTCATCCCAAAAAGAGGTCTGCTATTATGAGTTTACAGAAGAACAGCTGAAGCATGTTTTGCCTGTACGTTTCGAATTGTTTGTTCTGCTGTTCTGCATCCCTTTTATCGTCTGCAGCTTCTGCTACATCAGattcatcctcatcctctctcGGCTACCTAACATCAACCCTCAGAAACGCTACAGGGCCATTGGGCTTGCCCTAACCACCCTCCTGGTCTTCATCATCTGCTTCATGCCCTACAACGTGTCTCATCTTGTGGGATTTATTGGATGGTACAGTCCTGACTGGAGACCATACGCACTCCTCACCAGCACCTTTAATGCCTGCTTGGACcctctcattttttatttttcctcttcagTTCTCCGGGCAACGTGTGATCAATTGATAAGGAGACTAGTCAATAGCATACAACCTTTCTGCTGCTGGAAATTGCTTAACTCTCCTCACACCACACAGAGATCCAATGGCACTTCTGGCACACAATGA
- the LOC113647195 gene encoding free fatty acid receptor 3-like: MYWTKELSNLILTVDSISLLIGLPANLLSLYTFVLKLKKKAMPLDVILLSLTISNLLTLIFLPIRMKEAADMKWTLSYFLCPLLGYFLYTTIYNSTLLITAISVERYLGVAFPIKYKQQRNPRNAVIAVVLFWVITLVHFSVIYIVQNHENHNNTEPNRDSCYTTFNAKQLKIILPFWLELFIVLFFIPFMICSFCYIKFILILSQLPKFNPKKRCRAIGTVIVTFLVFIICFMPYNVSHVVSFSGWYVPNWRVYTLLPSTFNACLNPFILYFSSSLLRKTFAQFVGRLIKNLQEFCFWRLFKYLIFKEKLQNSSESSQ; the protein is encoded by the coding sequence ATGTACTGGACAAAAGAACTCAGCAATTTGATCCTGACTGTGGACAGCATTTCACTGCTGATTGGCCTCCCTGCCAACCTGCTGTCTCTCTACACCTTCGTtctgaagctaaaaaaaaaagctatgccTCTTGACGTAATCCTGCTCAGCCTGACCATCTCAAACCTTCTCACTCTCATCTTCCTCCCGATCCGCATGAAAGAGGCGGCCGACATGAAATGGACCCTGAGCTACTTCCTGTGTCCTCTACTGGGATACTTCCTCTACACCACCATATACAACAGCACCTTGCTTATAACAGCTATCAGTGTGGAGCGCTATCTGGGAGTGGCCTTCCCCattaaatacaaacaacaaCGAAATCCTCGCAATGCCGTGATCGCTGTTGTCTTATTCTGGGTGATTACTCTGGTTCATTTCAGTGTCATCTACATTGTACAGAATCATGAAAATCATAATAACACTGAACCGAACAGGGACTCCTGCTACACCACGTTTAACGCTAAGCAGTTGAAGATTATTTTGCCGTTCTGGCTAGAGTTGTTCATCGTACTTTTCTTTATACCTTTTATGATCTGCAGCTTTTGCTACATCAAGTTTATTCTCATCCTCTCCCAGTTACCTAAATTCAACCCTAAGAAGCGCTGCAGGGCCATTGGAACTGTCATAGTCACCTTTCTGGTCTTCATCATTTGCTTCATGCCTTATAACGTGTCCCATGTGGTGAGTTTTTCTGGATGGTATGTTCCCAATTGGAGAGTGTACACCCTGCTTCCCAGCACCTTTAATGCCTGTTTGAATCCCTTTATCCTTTACTTCTCATCCTCCTTGCTCCGAAAGACTTTTGCCCAATTCGTAGGCAGACTCATTAAAAATCTTCAAGAATTCTGCTTCTGGAGATTGTTCAAATACCTTATATTTAAGGAGAAATTACAGAATTCCAGTGAAAGTTCTCAATGA